The sequence TCAGCTAAGTCCGTGTGAATCAAGTCAAGAAGCTCAGAGGATCTATGTTCCACAGACTTAAATGATTTTTTAGCAAATTTCGCTTCAACACATATTTCACATTTAACAACATCTTTTTGGTTTGATGCAGGGATTAATGACATATTTCGAAGTTTCTTTATAGAAGCAtaattaacatgtccaagtcttgCATGCCAAACATCCAAAGACTCAATCAAGTAAGTAGAAGAAGATGCATCTTTTTGGTGACGGGTGGAGGAGCGGCAAGGGCCTCCTCGAGCAACACGTAATCGACTTCGAGTTGCTCGAAGAAGATTAGTAGTTTTTGAGACCATCTCTTGTAGTTTGATCCGTTCAGAGGTTCCAACTTCGACAAATCGGGCAGAGCATGGTTTAATAGGGCCATTAGGATCGCTTTTAAATTGTTGGAACAAAGCTACGCCAGATGCTCAGCAAAAGAAGAAGTAGAAGGCTGTATCAAAGACGCACGCCACCTGCTAGATAAAACTCCTAAACCTGCAAAACAAGGTAGAAGAAAGAAACAAGAATAGTGACTGTGCCGCGGCGCACCGCTGCCTTAAAAGCGATCTCGGCAGATCCTCTGGTGTCAAGTCTCGTTGCCGAATGCTTCCCAAGGTTAACACAACAATCCGTCAATTACGTGCACTCGCAAAGGACGAAGTGGAGACGCTTTTCATGtttaaagaagagagaaagaaagtgTATAAATTCTGGAAATTAATGAAGAGAAATGGTGTATGTGAGTTGAGGAAACTAAAGAAAATTCGTAGCTTGTGTAGAGAAGAGAAAAAACAGCTGTTATCTCAACTGGAAAGAAGTCGCTACCCCCTTTTGTTTGGAGATGAGAGGATAGTTCAAATTAGaacttagagcactcccagcagatcacctaaatgtatcactaactctaaatttaggctaacacaattgaaaatgagataaaaaatgcatccagcagatcccctaaattggatggggcccacaaaaaattttacacctacctaaattcaatcttaaatttacacccaccctaaatttattttaagcttataattagtagggcccacacataattattatttttatgtagaaaataggagatctggtgtatgcatttataaaatcgagatcctaaaattaaataggaaagCTTTACAGAGGAATATATGAGCATAATTTtgagatttctgctgggagtgctcttagcCTCCACCCACTTCCCCAAAAACGTCTGATCTGTTTTCCCCAGCCAATGACCAAGTCAAGGGCACAAAAATGATAAAACATGGGTCAAGTTTTAAGCCCATTTAGTATTATTTGTGGGCTGTGTTTCATTCTATTCAACAGTTGGTGGGCCGGATCTAAACGGTCTCATACACGAGATCGATCCCATGGAAAACTATCTTTAGATACAAATACTAGTATATGGAATTTTagaaaattttgaatattttatcgTTGCAGCACATCATATAATTCGGAAAtagaagtaaaaataaataaaagaacaaaacaaactaaaataagATGCGTTACCAAATTAATCCTATAACCCTATCCAAAATCCAAGTGCTACAATTGTTACAGACGCAGACGATTCAACAGAGGTATATGCTGAATCGTCATTTCGAGGTACAACTCAAGCAGCGACACGTACAAACGCATCCATCGGGAAACAGGCACTGCAAAATCTGGAAGATCATCGAATTCTTGCATAGGGTTTTGAGATTATTCCCTGCGAATTGCAAATTGATGCACTTTCTCGCACCTATTTATGTGTGTTTGTGCGTCTGGAGTGAGGCTGAGCTTCAGTCCTGGGGAGTGAAAGCTGCGGATTCAATAACTGTTCTTGCATCGGTTGGATAAGGAAACTGTTTCGGATGGAGATTGATTCGCCGCCGGAATCCACCGCCTGGTCGCACTCGGATCTCGTTGTTCAGGTTGGTACTTCGCCGGGAAAAATCGGCGCGCTCGGTGTTTTGTGACGATCGATTTAGTGATTGGAGTCTGTGCGCCAGCTGAACTGTAATTGGTTTGCTGAAGGATTTGTTGCTTTTTTCTTAGAGAGAAGTTTGAGCTATCTTTGTACTTGAATATGATTAGAATACGAGACTTATTCCTAAATGTGAAGTTTTTCGAGAGAACCCTAGATCTTTGTGATGAATTTCAAGATTGAATTTTCCATCTGAGGTAGTGTGTAGCTTGTCAAAATTTAGGTTGTCGTTGAATTTGTTTGTGAACTTTGGTGTTTTCTGTTTGTGCTAAAATGAGACTCGACTTTGGAATAATCAGATTGTTATATAGTATGAATGGGTTTTTGCATGATCTAATTACAAGTTTTAATCGTTAGTATTTATTGTGAAAGATAACTGTTTAGTTCTTTCTGGGAAACTCGTTTTTGCTCTGAAATATGTAGAGCTCAATGTGAATTCCTCACTTTAAATATGAATTCTGTATTCCAGAGGCTTTCGCAGCTGGCTATTCCTAAACTGAACCAAGGACCACGTAGCATGGTTGAATTTGCAAGGAGTAACAGATCCCTTGTAGGAGAGTTGGTTTCCGCAATATTGCCAGCTGAAGAGGAGGAGGTGGATGAAGATGCATTTCACGAGAGTGTGATTTGGTTGCAGTGGTTGATGTTTGAGGATGAGCCGGAAGTGGCACTGGAGCAGCTGGCCAAAATGAGTGATAATGAGCGAGGTGTTTGTGGGGCTGTTTGGGGTAATAATGATATTGCATATCGCTGCCGAACATGTGAGCATGACCCAACATGTGCGATTTGTGTTCCTTGTTTTGAGAATGGAAACCACAAGGACCATGACTACTCTGTCATATATACTGGTGGAGGGTGCTGTGATTGTGGGGATATTACTGCATGGAAACGTGAAGGATTTTGTTCAAAGCACAAAGGTTCCGAGCAGATTCAACCACTTCCCAAGCATGTTGCAGAATCATTAGGGCCTGTCCTGGATTCATTGCTTAGTTACTGGAAAGACAAATTACTTTCTGCAAAAAATGTCTCTGAAGAGGGTCCTAGAATGGTTGGTCATACTGCTGAAAAGTGTGCCGAGGAGTTGACCTCCAGTGTGGTGGGGATGCTTTTGGACTTCTGTAAACACAGTGAAAGTTTGCTAAGTTTTATTTCTCAGAGAGTCTATTCTTCAGTAGGTTTATTGGATGTTCTGCTGAGGGCTGAGAGGTTCTTGAACACTAGTGTGGTTGGGAAGCTCCAAGAGCTACTTCTCAAAATGTTAGGGGAACCAATATTCAAATATGAATTCGCTAAAGTTTTTGTACTCTATTACCCAAGTATTGTAACTGCAGCCATAAATGAGGGCACTGACACTGCTTTCAAAAAATATCCACTCCTGTCAACATTCTCCGTCCAAATTTTGACTGTGCCCACTCTTACCCCACGTCTTGTAGAGGAAATGAATCTGCTAGGCATGCTGTTGCAATGTTTGGGAAGTATATTCACATATTGTGCCGGAGAAGATGGAAAACTGCTGGTATGCTATCTTGTACTTATATTATTCTGAACTGTACGGATAAAATTCTAATAACTATGAAAGCTTCCTTTGTACCACTTTTTCCGTTCGCTACAGTGATTGCTTATCATATTgaagatatttgaaatattgaCGAAATGCATATAAAAGAGATGTAGGATAATGAAAATCTAAACATATGTATCATTTATCCATGATTGATGCTCTACATCTTTGGTGATAGTCAGGAAATCCGAAATCCTATGTAAAATGAAGAgggtgtttggcaaaataaactcCTAAATAGCTTATACGTTGTAAAAATTAgatctaagagcttataagctcctccaaaaataagttcctctaccccaacttattttttcataatcttatatgcaacaatcattttacaaatatttttcaactatgaTTTGTTATTTCCACTATATACAATTTCAAATTCATCTCTCTTTAGTTTTCACTCTCTAACAAAGTTTTCTCTCTAGCACAAcatctctctctagcttataagctaaactatccaaacactttgacaacttataagctcttgagaaactacatcttataagtcTTGAAACATCTTAGCTGTTGGAGCTtctaagctctttaaaataggcttagccaaacaccctcgaAGTATGACCTAAAAGATCACAATTAGTATGACTTTTGGAGCTACATTCTATTTGAAGCTTTTTTGGAGATGGTGATGGTCTTCACCTTGGCTTTTTGATTGAATTCCCTCATAGTCTTGTTCCCCAACATTCACTATCATGTTGCCATTTTTACATCCCTAGGTGAAACAtctaatagtttttttttttttttttttactgttgCAATCATCTTTGTTGCCTTGCTTCATTGATTTAGTATGTGAAGTGAATTACGACATTGTAACTTGTGAAATATGCAGTTCTGCTATTACTCATTTTATTTGTCATATGATATCTGATAACCAGCAGCGACCGTCGTTGGTCTATATCCGTGCAAAATGTGCAGTTTAGTTATTTTCTTGTTCTTTCTATCATCGTTTCCTATTAGGCTTTCGTTTCAGTTGATAGCCCCTTTTACACATGGGCTTAAGTAGTTAGGGTTTTGTTATAAATAGCACATCAATAAGCTAGTTAGGTTTTTAGAGTATGTGGCTGGCAGTATATTTAAATAGCACATCAAAAATACCACCATCCACATACTTTTGTTAATAGAGCCATCACTTGTAATTTTTGACCCAGGGTTCAGATGAAGCATGTGACCACTATCTATGCCTATGCTTAAATTATATTTGTACAATCTGGATTCTGTATGGGAATTGAAAAGTCCGGCTTCCTTACAATTTTGGAAAATCATCTTGGCTCTATGGAAAGATGAATAGTTATTGCACCAGTGCTTAGAAAATTTGTTGTCCTGAAAGGATTTAATGGTGATGGAAGCAAGGTAGTTAGTGGTCTTCTATTTGTTAGGTCAGGCATTCTACGATCTAACCGCAGATTGTTAACCAAGTTGTTGTTGAGCGAACTTAAGAAGTATTAGTTCTAGACAATTGTAAACTATTTTGCTTATATGGAAAAATTCTAATGATCACCCTGCCTATGTTTTGGCACTGGTTGACTAAATTAATGATGTGGCTCAACCTGTAGTTTGGTTTTTATTGTAATTAAAGTATGTGTATGGTAGTAATTTTGAATCTTTGTCCTGATACTCGAGTTCATTACGATGGGAAAAGTTTAAATGCAGCTGTTTTGCAGGTTACTAAGTGGGCAAACCTATATGAGACTACTCTTCGTGTGGTTGAAGATATTAGATTTGTCATGAGCCATTCTGCTGTACCCAAATATCTGTGTCAGCGCAGACGAGATTTGGTTAGAGCTTGGATGAGACTCTTGGCTTCTGTGCAAGGGATGAACACTCAAAAGAGAGAGACAGGCAgtcatgtagaagatgaaaatgAGAATGTTCATTTGCCTTTCGTACTATGTCATTCCATATCTAACATTCTTTCTCTTCAAGTGGCTGGGGCCTTCTCAGTCAGTGTTAACGATGATACTAGTGATGAAACTTTTATCAGCATGTATAAACAAGATCATGAAGACCAAGACAGCGTGAGACATGCCAAAGTAGGAAGGCTATCTCAAGAAAGCTCTGTCAGTAGTACTACGGGAAAGGGTGCAGTCGACCATGAGGTTAAGGCTGCTGATAGTTTTCCTGTCCCATCATCAGCTTTGTGGTTAGTATATGAGTGCTTGAGATCTCTCGAGAGTTGGCTGGGACTGGATAACACTTTGGGTCCTCTCAGTGCCTTATCCCTGAAGACAAGTGATGGCTCTATCAATAACTTTCTGGCTTTAAAAAGAACTCTCTCTAGATTCAGAAGAGGCAGATACATATTTAAATCATCCACTTCATCAGGTAGTAATCCTACCAATTTAAATGAGGCTCTTAGTAAATAATATGTTTTCACCATCTCATGGTTGCTTGAATCTTGGTGTAGGGTCTGAGAGTGGCCAGCCTGTGGGACAAATCGGGAATGGTGGTAGTGATGACAGCATCCTAGAAGGAGAGAGCACATCCGAACCAGAAGGACTGCGTGTTCTGAGTTTATCTGATTGGCCTGACATCACACATGATGTTGGTTCACAGGAAATATCTGTACACATTCCATTGCACCGCCTTCTTTCAATGGTTCTGCGGAGGGCACTTAAAGAATGTTTTGGTGAATCTGGATCGTCGCATGTCCTGAGTACTGGTTCTGCTTCTGCTGATCACTCATTTGTCAGACATGGTGACTTCCTTTGCCAGATTCTGGATGGGTCCCACCCTTGTGGGTTTTCTGCCTTTGTCATGGAGCATCCTCTGCGAATAAGGGTGTTCTGTGCACAGGTTCATGCTGGAATGTGGCGCAGAAATGGGGATGCTCCCATATTATTTAGTGAGTGGTACCGTTCAGTCCGCTGGTATGTATTGCCGCGATTGGTGGTACAACTATAATCATTTTCTGTCTGCTTATTTCATGATCTGGAAATTGCTTAGTCCATTTGGTTTCCTAATGCAGGTCCGAGCAAGGTCAAGAACTTGATCTCTTCTTGCTACAGTGTTGTGCTGCTTTAGCTCCACCTGATCTTTACATCCAGAGAATCCTAGAACGTTTTGGGCTATCAAACTATCTAACTCTTAATACTGAACAGTCTAGTGAGTATGTAGTTTCTTCCTGAACTTGTCCTCTGTACAATTTTTATTGAGAACGATCTTCTATCATCTCCCATTAAGCCTTGCAACAAGTTGGAATAAGTGCTGTATGTAATGTTTCTTCTACTATTGTTTTGTAGaaaacaaatatatatgtttCTCACATTTTCTTAGTTTTTCTTAAGATTCCTAAGAACCTATTTGGAGATTATGCTTGCTTAAGATGTAGTGGAACACTACAATTCATGCTACAAAGTCAATCTATTATGAGTCTGTGATTTTAATAAATTTGCATACTTAATATGTGGATGCTGTTGCATGAAATGATTGTCTTCCTAAGAAATGGTCTGAAGAAAATTTTATGTACAAGTATAGAGTTTGAATTAGGGAAACGCTCATGTCTACAAATGCTTTGTAGGTGCATACCGGTATCTCACAAAATATTCCTATATTGCCTTCTTCATAGTGCTCTGGTTACGACTTATAAAAGCATTTGTTAATAAGCAGTTGCATTTGCCTTAACATTATTTTGAGCAGTGGTGTTTTCCTGATATGATATTTATTAACGTAGCTGCAGTGGTCGCCCAGTTCCTGATAATTTCATGCTTGTACATTCCACTATTTTGTATGATCGTATCCCTGGCTCCCTTGTAGGCTCGCACAATTCTAAATAATTCATGCTTgtatatttctttattttgtatCCCTGTCCCTCATTGTGGGTTTCAATCATGGCAATATCTTTGCAATCTAATTTTCAGGCACGAACCAATTCTAGTTGCTGAAATGCTTACTCTTCTGATACAAATTGTGAAAGAGCGAAGGTTTTGTGGGCTAACAACTGCAGAGTGTTTGCAAAGAGAGTTGGTATACAAACTCGCTATTGGAGATTCTACTCGTAGTCAGCTTGTCAAATCTCTTCCTCGAGATCTTTCAAAAGTTGATGAACTTCAAGAAGTGTTGGATAGAGTTGCAGAATATTCCCACCCATCTGGCATGACACAGGTATGATGGTGAATATCATGACTGTCATTGGTATAAAGTACAGTGCAGTTGTGTTGACTTTCGGTTATTTCAGGGCATGTATAAATTACGATCATCATACTGGAAGGACCTTGATTTATATCATCCTCGCTGGAACTTGAGGGATCAACAAGCAGCAGAAGAGAGATACTTACGGTTTTGTAATGTTTCGGCGTTGTCCGCTCAACTTCCTAGATGGACAAAAATTTATCCTCCTCTCAGGGGCATATCTAAAATAGCTACTTGTAAGACACTCCTCCAAATTGTTCGTGCAGTTCTGTTTTTTGCTGCATTCTCCGAGAAGCTCGCTACCCCACGTGCTCCGGATGGTGTCCTTTTAACTGCATTGCATTTGTTGGCCCTTGCACTGGATGTCTGTCGATTACAGAAACAATTGGGTGACCCATTTTGTTATGTGGGTGATATCATTCCAGTTTTGGCTTTTGCCAGTGAAGAAATACCTACTAGCAAATATGGTGATCAGAGCTTGTTGTCACTCCTTGTCATTTTGATGCGGATGCATGAGAAAGAAAATGCACAGAACTTCATGGAAGCTGGCAATTTTAATCTGTCGTCTGTAGTTATGGATATAATCAAGGCCTTTGTGGCACTTGAACCAGCATGCATGACCAAATTGCAGAAACTTGCACCACACTTAGCCAATCAATTTTCAAAATCTATTTCAAACGATAATGCTAGAGACATGGATTTATCAGATGATGGTGAAAAGCGCAAAGCAAAGTCTCGTGAGAGACAAGCTGCTATATTGGTAggcattttatttttgtttttgatatATTACTTACAGCTATTAAGCAGCTAATTTAATAGTTCAGTGGAATGATCTACTATTACTTTTTGAGGAATGATCTATTATTCTTATTAGGTAATATGTAAAGTTCTGCTGTGCACCTTTATGGAGTCTTTTGGTATTTGAAAACACCCAGCCGTGCGTTATTATCTCAGTTGCACTTAGGAAATTGATGTTTAAAGATTATTTGCTCTAACTTGTGTGTGTCTTTCATTTCTGTGGTCATTCTCTCTAATATCTGATGGCTGTTTTGCACTAGAAATTTCAAAACCCTGAAACTTGGGCCACAAAACCCGTATGGACACCTAAGTCTTCTCTATGGCCTCCAGTTCACTTAGTTGGTTGCttattgtttggttggttgtaaGAAGAAAGTTGAAATTGAGTGTTTCATTACGACATTGTAGGACTTCACTTTTGTAGCCACAAAAAATCTTCGCATGGGTTTGCTTACAATCATTAGTCTTTATATTGCTTTAATGCTTTATGTAAGTAGCAGAATTTGCACTCATCACATCTAAAATTGGTACAGGAAAAGATGAGAGCCCAGCAATCCAAGTTTCTGGAGAGCTTTAATTCCAGCAGAGATGATGAGATGGAAGATGCCCCTGAGCAAGAAGTATGTGATTCTGAAGTCAGTAATGACATCCAGGAGTCTGCTCAAGTCACTTGCTCCCTGTGCCATGATCCTAAGTCTAAGAATCCAGTATCATACTTGGTTCTTCTCCAAGTAAGTGAATGTGTCTTGTGTTATTGTGCCATGTTGATTCTGATTGATGTCTTATGGTACTTGTTACAGCGAACACCAACTAATCCCAGTCATTAAATAAATCTAGAATGATGTCATTCTGACTCTTTCTCTCTTTGGAATGAAGAAATCCAGGCTATTGAGTTTTGTTGAACGTGGCCCCCCTTCATGGGATCGAGTTAGCCGGTCTGGTAAAGAGCTTATCTCAGATGATAAGACCCCAAGCAGTGATTTATCACAAAGCAGTATCCCTGATAGCTCAGAGGTCTCGTTATCTCAGTTTGAAGATTTGGTTCAGAGTGCTCTAAATGATTTTGCTTCTACTGGACGACCTCAGGAAGTGAATGCTTTTACGGAGTATGTCAAAGCTCGATTCCCTACCATTAAGAATATTCAACTACCTTGTGTTTCGAAGGACACAAGGGAGAGGAAAATATCCCCTTTCGAGACATTGGAACAGGAGATGTATCTGTCAATCAGGAGGTTCCAATCCAGTTCAAACGGTTCAGATTCTCACAAAGAGAACGAACATTGTTCAACCACCGGAAGCAGCAGTGCTGAATCCCTTCTGCTTGGTAAATACATGGCTGGTATCCCTAAAGAGCCACGGGATAACCCTTTGGCTTCACAGAGCGGCTCTTGCAGTGATTGGATGAAACTGAAATCCGGTATACTGCATCCCAGATATGATAATTTTGGTCCAACTGGTGCTGATGGAATTTATGTTTCTTCCTGCGGACATGCTGTGCATCAAGGATGTCTGGATCGTTATTTATCATCATTAAGGGAGAGGTAGACCTATCTGATCCCCATTTCTTCTCTGTCTTCAAAGTTGAAATACGTTCTTGCTACCTTTTTCCTTTATTAGTGCATTCAATTTGACAGAGTCCACTAAGAGGGTTAATGAATGAGGCATGTTTTAAGGCTGTTATTTGCTCAGATTTTTTTCACCCCATTGGGATAAACATTGAATTATTGCTTTTTAGTGTATATGGAAGAGCATGGTAGTACTAGTAAATTTCTGGATCAATTATATGTAATAGGAAATACCTGATACATCAATACAAATGATTTAATGATTTATTCATTTGTTAAGACTGTAAGAGAAAGTTTAAAATATAACCTGCAATATGAACCTTCATAGCTTTTGTCTCAATTACATGAGCTTAACTTGTTATGTATGAGAATCTTTTTATGTTATCAAATTACACATGGTTTTCATGTCTTTTCTCTGGCATTAATCTTGAGTTTGAATTGGATGTTAGAAAATTATGTATTTCgtacttaatttatttaatctgAATGTTCCATGGATGTGATTTGTTACTTTTCACATCATGAGGAACCTTTAACACCAACAGTCCAGGGAGATAGAAAACTCATTAATTCTTACACATAACTTTAGGGCATCTTTCCCATGCAGATGTTCTAATCTCCTTTGCTGGGGTGCCAAAAAACATCTGTCTGTTTACCAGATAAGGCTTATTACTTTTTCATAATGCCTCCTGGTGGTAATTGAAGGTTATATACTGAAATGTAATAGGTCTTAGTCTTGTTTCATGCTCTCATGCTGATAATAAATCGCTGCTTGAACACCAATGGCCTGGCTCTTCATCCTAGGCCTTGAATAGCTTCTTAGAAAGTGCCAAGTTGTTGATGTTTGGTAGCAGCAAACCCTGCTACCATATTTATTGGCCTTATGAATTTGTTATTCTCTGAAAAGTTTTTCTTGCCATTAGCCCCCCTATCCATTTGTTTGGCCTTATCCATTTCTGTAATTCATTGTATGAGGATTGCTTTCTTTTTAGTCTATCCAATTGCTTGGTCTTCCAATTTCTTATTTACTAGATCGACCAATCCCTTCTGATTCCCCTCAGAAACTTACCTTGGAATGTCATCCTAACAATCATTTATCTTTT comes from Salvia miltiorrhiza cultivar Shanhuang (shh) chromosome 3, IMPLAD_Smil_shh, whole genome shotgun sequence and encodes:
- the LOC131016667 gene encoding E3 ubiquitin-protein ligase PRT6, translated to MEIDSPPESTAWSHSDLVVQRLSQLAIPKLNQGPRSMVEFARSNRSLVGELVSAILPAEEEEVDEDAFHESVIWLQWLMFEDEPEVALEQLAKMSDNERGVCGAVWGNNDIAYRCRTCEHDPTCAICVPCFENGNHKDHDYSVIYTGGGCCDCGDITAWKREGFCSKHKGSEQIQPLPKHVAESLGPVLDSLLSYWKDKLLSAKNVSEEGPRMVGHTAEKCAEELTSSVVGMLLDFCKHSESLLSFISQRVYSSVGLLDVLLRAERFLNTSVVGKLQELLLKMLGEPIFKYEFAKVFVLYYPSIVTAAINEGTDTAFKKYPLLSTFSVQILTVPTLTPRLVEEMNLLGMLLQCLGSIFTYCAGEDGKLLVTKWANLYETTLRVVEDIRFVMSHSAVPKYLCQRRRDLVRAWMRLLASVQGMNTQKRETGSHVEDENENVHLPFVLCHSISNILSLQVAGAFSVSVNDDTSDETFISMYKQDHEDQDSVRHAKVGRLSQESSVSSTTGKGAVDHEVKAADSFPVPSSALWLVYECLRSLESWLGLDNTLGPLSALSLKTSDGSINNFLALKRTLSRFRRGRYIFKSSTSSGSESGQPVGQIGNGGSDDSILEGESTSEPEGLRVLSLSDWPDITHDVGSQEISVHIPLHRLLSMVLRRALKECFGESGSSHVLSTGSASADHSFVRHGDFLCQILDGSHPCGFSAFVMEHPLRIRVFCAQVHAGMWRRNGDAPILFSEWYRSVRWSEQGQELDLFLLQCCAALAPPDLYIQRILERFGLSNYLTLNTEQSSEHEPILVAEMLTLLIQIVKERRFCGLTTAECLQRELVYKLAIGDSTRSQLVKSLPRDLSKVDELQEVLDRVAEYSHPSGMTQGMYKLRSSYWKDLDLYHPRWNLRDQQAAEERYLRFCNVSALSAQLPRWTKIYPPLRGISKIATCKTLLQIVRAVLFFAAFSEKLATPRAPDGVLLTALHLLALALDVCRLQKQLGDPFCYVGDIIPVLAFASEEIPTSKYGDQSLLSLLVILMRMHEKENAQNFMEAGNFNLSSVVMDIIKAFVALEPACMTKLQKLAPHLANQFSKSISNDNARDMDLSDDGEKRKAKSRERQAAILEKMRAQQSKFLESFNSSRDDEMEDAPEQEVCDSEVSNDIQESAQVTCSLCHDPKSKNPVSYLVLLQKSRLLSFVERGPPSWDRVSRSGKELISDDKTPSSDLSQSSIPDSSEVSLSQFEDLVQSALNDFASTGRPQEVNAFTEYVKARFPTIKNIQLPCVSKDTRERKISPFETLEQEMYLSIRRFQSSSNGSDSHKENEHCSTTGSSSAESLLLGKYMAGIPKEPRDNPLASQSGSCSDWMKLKSGILHPRYDNFGPTGADGIYVSSCGHAVHQGCLDRYLSSLRERYIRRIVFEGGHIVDPDQGEFLCPVCRGLANSVLPALPGDKRRMPQLPAGSTINFTSVSSPLNFSDIGHCLRLQDALSLLQTAASVAGDQESLKAVPTRNLKIKPNLEPIIRLLCAMYYPGQDKILDTGRISHPLILWDTLKYSLISAEIAARSRKNSLSPNYSIGSLYKELHSSSGFILSLLLDVTQSAKTTNPQAVLLRFQGIQLFAKSLLPGTYPNGLCSYSTQHGGNMLYILENAELEAEYPDIQLWRQAHEPIIARDAFSSFMWILFCLPWPMLSCKESYLSLVHVFYVVSITQAILTCYSTRESIQTEVEVSDNLFADIRRLIGEHQEAMPFFKSNCVNSAYNINDSIRSLTFPYLRRCALLWKLINTSNIMPFGDEAHAWDGSPCTVNDMEYVTNTMEELLEVQKVEKMFNIPPLDIIINDEVSRSTASRWVGHFCEVFEAHKSSQALRSSPAVPFKLMLLPHVYQDLLQRYFKKCCPECGALKEEPALCLLCGKLCSPNWKTCCRESTCQTHASACGAGIGVFLLIRRTTILLQRSARQAPWPSPYLDAFGEEDVEMHRGKPLFLSQERYAALTHMVASHGLDRSSKVLRQTTIGSFFMF